A single region of the Anoplolepis gracilipes chromosome 1, ASM4749672v1, whole genome shotgun sequence genome encodes:
- the LOC140676376 gene encoding uncharacterized protein produces MDEATSQTRTDNTNVDGKRRETRDYSLWTSLQMGKIWSQVHDACKNVVKLAATSVGRVVRDASKSRHSQRNLVEVTDANLDESSSCAVKICEEIRDKNVTRSKNGRESEMRRECEIGDANEYHDDAGASMRQNPRAVTSSRHEMRQQVHRNVKKEKNEKSCIFYRGMINSDQFAHVYLLH; encoded by the exons ATGGACGAAGCAAC GTCACAAACGAGGACCGACAATACAAACGTCGACGGCAAACGTCGCGAGACGCGCGATTACTCTCTTTGGACGAGTTTACAGATGGGCAAGATTTGGTCGCAAGTGCACGACGCCTGCAAGAACGTCGTAAAACTCGCCGCGACGAGCGTCGGCCGTGTAGTGAGAGACGCATCTAAATCGAGACACTCGCAGAGAAATCTCGTCGAAGTGACTGACGCGAATCTCGACGAAAGTTCCTCGTGCGCCGTCAAAATATGCGAAGAAATAcgtgataaaaatgtaacgcGCTCGAAAAACGGAAGAGAATCAGAGATGCGCCGAGAATGCGAGATCGGAGACGCGAACGAATATCACGACGATGCGGGAGCATCGATGCGACAAAATCCACGAGCCGTTACATCTTCTCGCCACGAAATGCGACAGCAAGTGCATCGAAATGtcaaaaaagagaagaatgaaaaatcttgtatattttacagagGTATGATTAATAGTGATCAATTCGCACATGTCTACCTGTTGCACTGA
- the LOC140676317 gene encoding NAD kinase 2, mitochondrial — MRSRIRTIMTGEGLYRPPFHVHEKSRTRGERRIDALMRSTQRKIADALQPRYRILPWLALNEIFMAEFFASRPISLKIQVDDKKTFTTRSSGICVCTGSGSRSWFKTMNMKSAKTVQTLAVMATAKQLDKKETDELLHKYHNNLLFPPEALNMAYVIYEMYRSSSCSKSIPEKQVCHKVKVTSKGFDAGIVLDGSVSLPFNDGSTATFEIRPEYSLKNIILS, encoded by the exons ATGAGAAGTCGCATACGTACAATTATGACAGGGGAAGGACTTTATCGGCCACCTTTTCATGTGCACGAAAAAAGCCGTACACGAGGCGAAAGAAGGATCGA CGCACTCATGAGATCCACTCAGAGGAAAATAGCGGATGCCCTGCAGCCTCGCTACAGAATCTTGCCTTGGTTGGCATTAAACGAG ATATTCATGGCCGAATTTTTTGCGTCGAGACCGATCAGCCTAAAAATCCAGGTCGACGACAAAAAGACTTTTACGACTCGATCATCAGGTATCTGCGTTTGCACGGGCTCAGGCTCTCGTTCCTGGTTCAAGACGATGAATATGAAGTCTGCCAAAACCGTTCAAACGCTTGCCGTTATGGCAACTGCCAAGCAACTCGATAAGAAAGAAACTGACGAACTGTTGCACAAGTATCACAATAATCTTCTTTTCCCACCAG AAGCTTTAAACATGGCatatgtgatatatgagaTGTATCGCAGTTCGAGCTGTTCGAAGTCCATTCCAGAAAAGCAAGTCTGTCATAAGGTTAAAGTTACATCAAAAGGTTTTGATGCCGGTATCGTTCTTGACGGATCTGTGTCTTTACCCTTCAACGATGGCAGCACTGCAACTTTTGAGATTCGACCTGAATATTCattgaagaatattattttgtcataa